Proteins encoded together in one Psilocybe cubensis strain MGC-MH-2018 chromosome 8, whole genome shotgun sequence window:
- a CDS encoding THO complex subunit 4: protein MASRSAQRKPYSRPAARADGQWLHDKAPTGPAKGRVAINRVAPPPTGPAAAAAAGINNKLLVSNLHYEITPKDLTSVFGQIGTLIREPLLRYDRSGRSSGTAIISFETALEATRAKKQFDGYLAKGQPMSIAFDTTPPPRAPRASRRAVSAPTTKSLLNRIEKPPLAERLAPADDSAIKTPSAPRAFTGAVRTKAGRGSASRGPASTATGRAPKGPKKPKTAEELDKELDAFMGDADPADTNTAATSTIEPTKDVDMV from the exons ATGGCCTCGAGATCTGCCCAACGTAAACCATATAGC CGTCCTGCAGCGCGAGCTGATGGTCAATGGTTACACGACAAAGCTCCGACGGGCCCTGCAAAAGGAAGGGTGGCTATCAATCGCGTAGCTCCTCCACCAACGGGCccagcggcagcagcggcggcaGGCATCAACAACAAGCTGCTAGTCTCCAACTTGCACTACGAAATCACCCCGAAGGACCTTACT TCTGTGTTTGGGCAAATAGGCACGCTCATTCGCGAGCCTCTACTTAGG TACGACCGCAGCGGCCGTTCAAGTGGTACAGCAATCATCTCGTTCGAAACGGCCCTCGAAGCAACGCGCGCGAAGAAGCAATTTGACGGATATTTGGCGAAGG GCCAGCCGATGTCTATCGCATTCGACACGACACCTCCGCCTCGTGCACCTCGTGCATCTCGCCGGGCAGTCAGCGCTCCGACAACGAAGTCCCTCCTCAACAGGATAGAGAAGCCACCGCTCGCAGAACGCCTCGCGCCAGCAGATGATTCAGCCATCAAAACACCCTCGGCTCC ACGTGCGTTCACTGGAGCAGTCAGGACTAAAGCTGGCCGTGGATCGGCATCCCGCGGCCCAGCATCGACGGCTACTGGGCGTGCGCCGAAAGGTCCCAAGAAACCTAAAACGGCTGAAGAACTCGACAAGGAGTTGGACGCTTTCATGGGCGACGCTGATCCCGCCGACACGAATACAGCTGCCACTTCCACCATCGAACCCACCAAAGACGTAGACATGGTTTAG
- a CDS encoding Actin-interacting protein 1, which produces MSYKKLGLYPPNPVTVRGASTKLSSGKDKVVYTSGRTVLIAFNLQSFAPRFSQLKEIARQNPGITTSYSGHIQNATVARLSPSGYYCASADITGKVNVWDTVGEDQVLKGEYKVISGRVNDLSWDGESKRIIAVGDGKEKFGYAFMMDTGSSTGEIIGHSKPINAVSIRHQRPFRAATAGDDNVIVFHSGAPYKYEKTIKTHTKFVQDVQYAPSGDHFASVGSDAKIFLYDGKTGDTVAEFTDSPHKGTIMACSWSPDSKNFFTSSADCTVKLWDAQAQKAVTTWTVGSGVSHQQMGNTWSGTSDLVSLSMSGDLNVFDPRTGDKPVRVLSAPQKSITAIAPSSSGTFLTGSADGRVYSNSSSTQETRVLEGESHSNHVSGLATSSTDGTTYSIGFDDLVREISPSGTSFVPASAPTGAQPKSIAVAGDASVFVAEIGKVEAFRSNQKVFEQKTSFEPSAVGASGTLVAIGGEDRKVRLNEWDGKTLKEVAVLEGNQGAVSALAFSPDGKYLASGDSSGKLILFDPKERKLVTSRWAHHTARINSLSWTADSAHCASGSLDTHVYVWSVAKLMKNIPIKNAGPGGVNGVLWVDGGVGKGGKLVSAGFDGCVRGWDVTFHA; this is translated from the exons ATGTCATACAAGAAATTAGGGTTATATCCCCCAAATCCTGTGACTGTACGAGGGGCATCGACGAAGCTTAGTTCAGGGAAGGACAAGGTTGTGTACACCTCTGGAAGAACTGTGTTG ATTGCTTTCAATCTCCAATCCTTTGCCCCTCGTTTCTCGCAACTCAAAGAGATCGCACGACAGAATCCAGGAATTACGACATCGTACTCTGGCCATATCCAGAATGCGACTGTCGCACGGCTCTCTCCCTCGGGGTACTACTGTGCATCTGCGGATATCACTGGTAAAG TGAACGTGTGGGATACTGTAGGGGAAGATCAGGTTCTAAAAGGAGAGTATAAGGTCATCTCTGGAAGAGT AAACGATCTGTCCTGGGACGGAGAAAGCAAGCGAATTATTGCTGTAGGAGATGGCAAGGAGAA ATTTGGCTATGCGTTCATGATGGACACTGGTTCATCTACTGGAGAGATTATTGGCCACTCAAAG CCTATCAACGCAGTGTCCATCAGGCATCAGAGACCTTTCCGAGCAGCGACCGCTGGTGATGACAATGTGATCGTTTTCCACAGCGGAGCACCTTACAAGTACGAAAAG ACGATCAAAACCCACACCAAATTTGTTCAGGATGTACAGTATGCGCCATCCGGTGACCACTTTGCTAGTGTTGGTTCAGATGCTAAGATCTTCCTCTACGACGGAAAAACTGGAGACACCGTCGCAGAATTCACTGATAGCCCTCATAAAGGCACAATC ATGGCCTGCTCTTGGAGCCCAGACAGCAAAAACTTTTTCACTTCCTCTGCAGATTGCACTGTGAAACTAT GGGATGCCCAAGCGCAGAAAGCAGTAACCACTTGGACTGTCGGGTCCGGAGTCAGCCATCAACAGATGGGTAACACTTGGAGTGGAACGAGCGATCTGGTGTCGCTTTCGATGTCCGGCGATCTTAACGTTTTCGATCCCAGGACAGGAGACAAACCCGTTCGCGTTCTTAGT GCCCCTCAGAAATCTATCACAGCAATTGCACCATCGTCATCCGGCACATTCTTGACTGGCTCCGCTGATGGTCGTGTGTACTCCAATTCGTCATCGACACAAGAAACCAGAGTTCTCGAGGGAGAGAGCCACTCCAACCATGTTTCTGGTTTGGCTACTTCCAGCACAGATGGGACGACCTATTCCATCGGCTTTGACGATCTCGTACGTGAGATTTCACCATCTGGAACGAGCTTTGT CCCTGCTTCAGCACCAACCGGCGCTCAACCAAAGTCCATTGCTGTCGCTGGAGACGCTTCTGTATTTGTCGCTGAGATCGGCAAAGTTGAGGCGTTCCGCTCCAATCAGAAGGTATTTGAGCAGAAAACATCTTTCGAACCCAGCGCGGTCGGTGCTTCAGGAACTCTGGTCGCTATCGGTGGAGAG GATCGCAAAGTGCGCCTGAACGAATGGGATGGGAAAACCCTTAAAGAAGTCGCGGTGCTTGAAGGCAACCAAGGAGCTGTCTCTGCTCTTGCCTTCTCGCCTGACGGGAAGTACCTGGCATCAGGCGAT TCGTCTGGTAAATTGATTTTGTTCGATCCAAAAGAACGCAAG CTGGTCACCTCGCGCTGGGCCCACCATACCGCCCGGATCAACTCTCTCTCCTGGACCGCGGACTCTGCGCACTGCGCGTCCGGCTCGCTCGACACGCACGTGTACGTTTGGAGCGTGGCAAAGCTGATGAAGAACATCCCAATCAAGAATGCGGGACCTGGGGGTGTCAATGGCGTCCTCTGGGTCGATGGTGGGGTGGGTAAAGGCGGTAAGCTGGTGTCGGCTGGGTTTGATGGCTGTGTGAGGGGCTGGGATGTCACCTTCCATGCTTAG